One region of Bacillus zhangzhouensis genomic DNA includes:
- the spoIIR gene encoding stage II sporulation protein R → MFKSKMMICFYMFLLLCGAFANLGREETAAASANQPVVIPDEAIRLRILANSDRAADQDVKRSIRDEVNANMTEWVKDLTSIEEARRVIRSKLPEINRIAKAKLKEQHMVQSVSVRFQKASFPTKLYGNFVYPAGKYEAILITLGEGDGANWWCVLFPPLCFIDFSNGEAIASPEGDEDKQVTAQQTKESVNEVVKEEEEGTGGVKFFLFEWVSSLFS, encoded by the coding sequence ATGTTTAAAAGTAAAATGATGATTTGTTTTTATATGTTTCTATTATTATGCGGTGCTTTTGCAAACCTTGGCAGGGAGGAGACAGCAGCTGCTTCTGCAAATCAGCCTGTTGTCATACCAGATGAAGCGATTCGACTACGCATTTTAGCAAATAGTGATCGTGCAGCGGATCAGGATGTGAAAAGAAGTATTCGTGACGAGGTCAATGCGAATATGACGGAGTGGGTCAAAGACCTCACATCCATTGAAGAAGCAAGACGTGTCATTCGATCAAAACTGCCAGAAATCAATCGTATCGCCAAAGCGAAATTGAAGGAACAGCATATGGTTCAATCCGTATCGGTCCGTTTTCAAAAAGCTTCATTTCCAACAAAGCTCTATGGAAATTTTGTCTACCCTGCTGGTAAATATGAAGCCATTTTAATTACGCTTGGAGAAGGAGATGGAGCCAACTGGTGGTGTGTGTTATTCCCGCCGCTCTGCTTTATCGATTTTTCAAACGGAGAAGCCATCGCATCGCCAGAAGGGGATGAGGATAAACAAGTGACAGCGCAGCAAACGAAAGAGTCTGTCAATGAAGTGGTGAAAGAAGAGGAAGAAGGGACAGGCGGAGTGAAGTTCTTTTTGTTCGAATGGGTCTCTAGTCTTTTCTCCTAA
- the prmC gene encoding peptide chain release factor N(5)-glutamine methyltransferase, with the protein MQNNQRTIFEALKWASSLLTEAGRDQNAAELLLMHVLGWNRSELLARFHDALPHEQDQLFSKFVTQHKTGVPVQYLTGIEFFYGRPFEVNKHVLIPRPETEEVVLAALNLIGDVFPTDQPLKAVDVGTGSGAIAITLALEKKSLSVTATDISQEALAVAKRNQQALGADVHFLHGDLLEPVIAQGIKVDVFISNPPYIAAEEMDSLSEVVTKHEPVNALTDGRDGLWFYQRLVRDLPSVLSDQAVVVFEIGHTQGQDVTALLEQAFPKADVCIVKDINGKDRAVCAHIQNGKSG; encoded by the coding sequence ATGCAAAATAATCAGCGAACAATCTTCGAAGCCCTTAAATGGGCTTCTTCTTTGTTAACGGAAGCCGGAAGAGACCAAAATGCAGCAGAGCTCCTTTTGATGCATGTACTCGGCTGGAACAGAAGTGAGCTTCTTGCACGTTTTCATGATGCGCTGCCTCATGAGCAAGATCAACTGTTCAGCAAGTTTGTTACGCAGCATAAGACGGGTGTTCCTGTTCAGTATTTAACGGGTATTGAATTCTTTTACGGACGTCCTTTCGAGGTGAACAAGCATGTTCTCATTCCTCGTCCTGAAACGGAAGAAGTTGTTCTGGCGGCGCTCAATTTGATAGGTGACGTTTTCCCGACCGATCAGCCGCTCAAAGCAGTTGACGTTGGCACTGGAAGCGGAGCAATTGCAATTACGCTGGCTCTTGAAAAAAAATCACTATCTGTCACAGCGACTGATATCTCACAAGAAGCACTTGCGGTAGCAAAACGGAATCAACAAGCGCTCGGTGCAGACGTTCATTTTTTACATGGAGATTTACTTGAACCGGTTATAGCTCAAGGCATCAAAGTGGACGTATTTATTTCCAATCCACCCTACATTGCGGCGGAAGAAATGGACAGTTTGTCTGAGGTTGTGACAAAGCATGAGCCGGTGAATGCGCTGACGGATGGACGTGATGGCTTGTGGTTTTATCAGCGTCTCGTTCGTGACCTTCCCAGCGTGCTGAGTGATCAGGCAGTTGTTGTCTTTGAAATTGGACATACGCAAGGTCAAGATGTCACAGCGCTTCTTGAGCAGGCATTTCCTAAAGCGGATGTCTGCATCGTCAAAGATATTAACGGAAAAGATCGAGCTGTTTGCGCACACATTCAAAACGGAAAGTCCGGCTGA
- the prfA gene encoding peptide chain release factor 1, translating into MLDRLKSIEERYEQLNEYLSDPEVVNDPKKLREYSKEQSDIQETVEVYRQYRAAYDQLNDAKAMLEEKLDAEMRDMVKEEISELTEETERLEDELKILLIPKDPNDDKNVIVEVRGAAGGEEAALFAGNLYRMYSRYAEMQGWKTEVMEASVTGTGGYKEIIFMISGKGAYSKLKFENGAHRVQRVPETESGGRIHTSTATVAVLPEAEEVEIDIHEKDIRVDTFASSGPGGQSVNTTMSAVRLTHLPTGVVVSCQDEKSQIKNKEKAMKVLRARIYDKFQREAQAEYDQTRKSAVGTGDRSERIRTYNFPQNRVTDHRIGLTIQKLDQILEGKLDEVIDALIMEDQARKLQDAK; encoded by the coding sequence ATGTTAGACCGTTTAAAATCAATTGAAGAACGCTATGAACAGCTAAATGAATATTTAAGTGACCCTGAAGTGGTGAACGACCCTAAGAAGCTTCGTGAATATTCGAAAGAACAATCCGATATTCAAGAAACTGTTGAGGTATATAGACAATATCGTGCGGCATACGATCAGCTGAATGATGCGAAAGCAATGCTCGAAGAGAAGCTGGATGCCGAGATGCGCGACATGGTCAAAGAAGAAATTTCAGAGCTTACAGAGGAAACGGAACGTTTAGAAGATGAGCTGAAAATTTTGCTGATCCCGAAAGATCCGAATGACGATAAGAACGTTATTGTGGAGGTTCGTGGTGCAGCGGGTGGAGAAGAGGCTGCTCTTTTTGCAGGAAACCTTTACCGTATGTACAGCCGCTATGCTGAAATGCAAGGCTGGAAAACGGAAGTCATGGAAGCAAGTGTTACTGGCACAGGCGGTTATAAAGAAATTATTTTTATGATCAGCGGGAAAGGCGCATACTCCAAACTAAAGTTTGAAAATGGTGCACACCGCGTGCAGCGTGTTCCAGAAACAGAGTCAGGCGGACGGATTCATACATCCACTGCGACAGTCGCTGTATTACCTGAGGCTGAGGAAGTTGAAATTGATATTCATGAAAAAGACATCCGTGTGGATACATTTGCATCAAGCGGACCTGGCGGACAAAGTGTCAATACCACCATGTCTGCTGTTCGATTAACCCACCTTCCAACAGGCGTTGTTGTGTCCTGTCAGGATGAGAAATCACAAATTAAAAACAAAGAAAAAGCCATGAAAGTGCTGCGTGCGAGAATTTATGATAAATTCCAGCGTGAAGCGCAGGCTGAATACGATCAAACGCGTAAATCTGCGGTTGGAACAGGGGATCGTTCAGAGCGTATCCGGACGTACAACTTCCCGCAAAACCGTGTAACAGATCACCGCATCGGATTGACGATTCAAAAACTTGATCAAATTTTAGAAGGAAAACTTGACGAGGTCATTGATGCACTAATTATGGAAGACCAAGCAAGAAAGCTTCAAGATGCAAAATAA
- the racA gene encoding chromosome-anchoring protein RacA: protein MNTNEVAKEIGVSSKTIQRWVKQLNIPVARNELGHYEFHEDIVEMLKEVKHQMSEGVILQDIQLPIHKETIRQSAPAVEADVSIQRIEALEKQVKELIQHQLHVNNVEGRLQELERKLAKKADEGVSYQLLQHRREIEDLSTKCDRLAAALKQLSQGEEKKEIAHPDIKKKRVLFPLFHSFR, encoded by the coding sequence TTGAATACAAATGAGGTTGCAAAGGAAATTGGTGTATCTTCAAAGACGATTCAGCGTTGGGTCAAACAGCTTAATATCCCTGTCGCCCGGAATGAACTTGGACATTATGAATTTCACGAAGATATTGTAGAGATGCTCAAAGAAGTCAAACATCAAATGAGTGAAGGGGTAATCCTCCAAGACATTCAACTGCCAATCCATAAGGAAACGATTCGTCAATCAGCACCTGCTGTCGAAGCTGATGTCTCCATACAGCGGATTGAAGCATTAGAAAAACAAGTGAAAGAGCTTATTCAGCATCAATTACACGTCAATAATGTAGAAGGCCGCCTGCAAGAACTTGAACGGAAATTGGCTAAAAAGGCAGATGAAGGTGTATCATATCAGCTGCTTCAGCACCGCAGAGAAATTGAAGATTTATCCACTAAATGTGACCGCCTTGCCGCAGCCTTGAAACAGCTGTCTCAAGGAGAAGAAAAAAAGGAAATCGCACACCCTGACATTAAAAAAAAGCGTGTACTCTTCCCTCTGTTTCATTCATTTCGCTAA
- a CDS encoding AEC family transporter — translation MDFLNILILLAPIFFVIALGWFAGNFGSYDAKSAKGVSTLVTKYALPAHFIASILSTPKDKFYSQIPFFVALIFGIVGFYIIILLVTKFAFKYDLTDSSVFSLNSAQPTFAFMGIPVLGSLFGAQEVAIPIAITGIVVNALLDPIAIIVSTVGEKTKGKTKDGESFLKMTTKAILHGLSEPLALAPLASIILVLLGFKLPAIGHEMLEEIGSVTSGVALFAVGVTVGIRKIKLSLPAFSIALLKVAVQPLLMYFIAVLMGLSADEITKAVLLVAFPGSAVAAMIATRFEKQEAETASAFVISAIMSLITLPIIIALTV, via the coding sequence ATGGACTTTTTAAATATTTTGATCCTCCTAGCACCGATTTTTTTCGTTATCGCGCTGGGTTGGTTCGCAGGGAACTTCGGCAGCTATGACGCTAAATCTGCAAAAGGTGTAAGTACACTTGTTACAAAGTATGCTTTACCAGCGCACTTTATCGCCAGTATTCTGTCAACACCAAAAGATAAATTCTATAGTCAAATTCCATTTTTCGTTGCATTGATTTTCGGAATCGTTGGATTTTATATCATTATCCTTTTAGTTACGAAATTTGCTTTTAAATATGATTTAACAGATTCTTCTGTTTTCTCGTTAAACTCAGCTCAACCGACCTTTGCATTTATGGGGATTCCGGTCTTGGGCAGTTTATTTGGCGCTCAAGAAGTTGCAATTCCGATTGCGATTACAGGAATAGTTGTAAATGCGTTGCTTGATCCAATTGCAATTATTGTGTCAACTGTCGGTGAAAAAACAAAAGGAAAAACCAAAGACGGTGAAAGCTTCCTAAAAATGACGACAAAAGCAATTTTGCACGGTTTATCAGAGCCGCTTGCACTTGCACCGTTAGCCAGTATCATTCTTGTTCTTTTAGGATTTAAACTTCCTGCAATCGGACATGAAATGTTAGAGGAAATTGGCAGCGTTACATCAGGGGTTGCGCTATTCGCAGTCGGTGTCACTGTTGGTATCCGCAAAATTAAATTAAGCTTGCCAGCCTTCAGTATTGCCTTACTAAAAGTAGCTGTACAACCATTACTTATGTATTTCATTGCTGTTCTTATGGGTCTTTCAGCTGATGAAATTACAAAAGCTGTATTGCTTGTTGCCTTCCCAGGTTCAGCTGTTGCAGCGATGATCGCAACACGATTTGAAAAACAAGAGGCGGAAACTGCATCCGCATTTGTGATCAGCGCCATCATGTCACTCATTACATTACCGATTATTATTGCACTTACCGTATAA
- a CDS encoding NAD-dependent malic enzyme has protein sequence MNNVKKTKEGYLETTLTGKDVLSIPTLNKGVAFSEEERQELGLEGLLPPKVLTLEQQAERAYKQFLAQPDRLRQNVYLSDLQNRNEVLFYKLLTDKLREMLPVVYTPTVGEAIQEYSHEYRRPHGVYLSIDNIDGIEKAFENLHATAGDIDLIVATDSESILGIGDWGVGGINIAIGKLAVYTAAAGIDPSRVIPVVLDVGTNNEKLLNDPLYIGNHHKRVQGEKYEEFIDAYVKAALKFFPKALLHWEDLGNKNARNIMKKYNDNILTFNDDIQGTGAITLAGVLAAVKKTGTQLKDHRVVIFGAGSAGIGIADQMRDTMVLEGLTEEEANNAFWTLDYRGLLTDQLEDEVLDFQKPYLRTSDEVEGWARDEKGQISFAETVRRVKPTILIGTSGQGGAFTEEIIKEMAAHTERPVIMPMSNPTPLAEAVPEDLFKWTDGRALVATGSPFENVEYNGIEHEIGQSNNAFVFPGLGLGSIVTESKIITKGMFVASANAIAEMVDHEKPGAGLLPSVDKLQEVSIHVAVEVAKAAIKDGVARRTPDNIEQAVKDAMWIPEYKKVVRA, from the coding sequence ATGAACAACGTAAAGAAAACAAAAGAAGGGTACCTCGAAACCACTTTAACAGGTAAAGATGTATTATCGATTCCAACGTTGAACAAAGGCGTTGCTTTCTCTGAAGAAGAAAGACAAGAGCTTGGACTAGAAGGTTTACTTCCTCCAAAAGTTCTTACTTTAGAACAGCAGGCAGAGAGAGCGTACAAGCAATTTCTAGCTCAACCGGATCGTCTTCGTCAAAACGTATACTTAAGTGATTTGCAAAACCGAAACGAAGTATTGTTCTATAAGCTTCTAACAGACAAGCTTCGTGAAATGCTTCCTGTTGTATACACACCAACTGTTGGTGAAGCGATTCAAGAATACAGCCATGAATACAGAAGACCTCATGGTGTCTATCTTTCAATCGACAACATTGACGGCATTGAGAAAGCATTTGAAAACTTGCACGCAACTGCTGGAGATATTGACCTCATCGTTGCAACTGACTCTGAGAGTATTCTTGGAATTGGTGACTGGGGTGTTGGCGGTATCAACATCGCAATCGGTAAATTAGCTGTTTACACGGCTGCAGCAGGTATTGATCCTAGCCGCGTGATTCCAGTTGTATTAGATGTTGGAACAAACAATGAAAAATTATTGAATGATCCATTATACATCGGAAACCACCACAAACGTGTACAAGGTGAAAAATACGAAGAATTCATTGATGCTTATGTGAAAGCAGCACTTAAATTCTTCCCGAAAGCATTGCTTCACTGGGAAGACCTTGGAAACAAAAATGCGCGTAACATCATGAAAAAATACAACGATAACATCTTAACGTTCAATGATGATATTCAAGGTACTGGTGCCATTACTTTAGCGGGTGTTCTTGCAGCTGTCAAGAAAACGGGTACTCAATTGAAAGATCATCGTGTTGTTATCTTCGGAGCAGGATCAGCTGGGATCGGAATCGCAGATCAAATGCGTGACACAATGGTTCTTGAAGGTTTAACAGAAGAAGAAGCAAACAATGCATTCTGGACATTAGACTACAGAGGATTGCTAACAGATCAATTAGAAGATGAAGTGCTTGATTTCCAAAAACCATATCTTCGTACTTCTGATGAAGTAGAAGGCTGGGCACGCGATGAAAAAGGACAAATCTCATTTGCTGAAACTGTTCGCAGGGTGAAGCCGACCATCCTTATCGGTACGTCAGGTCAAGGCGGCGCATTCACTGAAGAAATCATTAAAGAAATGGCAGCTCATACAGAGCGTCCAGTGATCATGCCAATGTCTAACCCAACACCGCTTGCTGAAGCAGTGCCAGAGGACCTATTCAAATGGACTGACGGTCGTGCACTTGTTGCAACAGGAAGCCCGTTCGAAAACGTTGAGTATAACGGAATTGAACATGAAATCGGACAATCAAACAATGCGTTCGTTTTCCCTGGCCTTGGCCTTGGTTCAATCGTAACAGAGTCAAAAATCATTACAAAAGGCATGTTCGTTGCTTCAGCGAATGCAATTGCTGAAATGGTTGATCATGAGAAACCAGGTGCTGGTCTTCTTCCAAGTGTTGATAAATTACAAGAAGTGTCAATTCATGTGGCTGTTGAAGTAGCGAAAGCAGCAATCAAAGATGGTGTCGCAAGAAGAACGCCTGACAACATCGAACAAGCTGTGAAAGATGCAATGTGGATTCCTGAATATAAAAAAGTTGTAAGAGCATAA
- a CDS encoding thymidine kinase has protein sequence MYVMKQSGWLEVICGSMFSGKSEELIRRAKRATFAKQEVKIFKPAIDNRYSKSSVVSHNGSSLDGIAVASPKDIITHISERTDVIGIDEVQFFDETIIDIVTQLADQGYRVIVAGLDQDFRGEPFGVVPHLMACAELVTKLQAVCSVCGSPASRTQRLIDGKPASYDDPIILVGAQESYEARCRHHHEVPRFDVGTTLDN, from the coding sequence ATGTATGTGATGAAACAAAGCGGTTGGCTTGAAGTCATCTGCGGCAGTATGTTTTCTGGAAAGTCGGAAGAATTGATTCGGAGAGCCAAAAGGGCCACCTTTGCCAAACAAGAAGTAAAAATATTCAAACCAGCGATTGATAACCGATATAGTAAAAGCTCAGTTGTGTCACATAACGGTTCATCATTAGATGGGATTGCAGTAGCCTCACCAAAAGACATAATAACGCACATATCAGAAAGAACCGATGTCATTGGCATTGATGAGGTGCAATTTTTTGATGAGACAATTATTGATATTGTCACTCAATTGGCTGACCAAGGCTACCGCGTCATTGTTGCAGGACTGGATCAAGACTTCAGAGGAGAGCCATTTGGTGTTGTTCCGCATTTAATGGCATGTGCAGAGCTTGTAACAAAACTTCAAGCTGTTTGTTCGGTATGCGGCTCCCCAGCGAGTAGAACACAACGCTTGATCGACGGTAAACCCGCATCCTATGATGATCCTATTATTTTAGTAGGTGCGCAGGAATCATACGAAGCACGATGCAGACATCACCATGAAGTACCAAGATTTGATGTTGGTACAACACTTGACAATTGA
- the rpmE gene encoding 50S ribosomal protein L31 produces MKTGIHPNYKKATVKCACGNEFETGSVKEEVRIEICSECHPFYTGRQKFASADGRVDRFNKKYGLK; encoded by the coding sequence ATGAAAACAGGAATTCATCCTAACTACAAAAAAGCTACAGTCAAATGCGCTTGTGGAAATGAGTTTGAAACTGGATCAGTAAAAGAAGAGGTACGCATTGAGATTTGCTCTGAGTGCCATCCTTTCTATACAGGCCGTCAAAAATTCGCTTCTGCTGATGGACGTGTTGACCGCTTTAACAAAAAATACGGTCTTAAGTAA
- the rho gene encoding transcription termination factor Rho: protein MKDVSISSLENKKLKELYELAKRYKISYYSKLTKKELIFAILKANAEQEDLLFMEGVLEIIQSEGFGFLRPINYSPSSEDIYISASQIRRFDLRNGDKVSGKVRPPKENERYYGLLHVEAVNGDDPESAKERVHFPALTPLFPDRQMILETQPDHLSARIMDMMAPVGFGQRGLIVAPPKAGKTILLKEIANSISENHPEAELIVLLIDERPEEVTDIERSVAGDVVSSTFDEVPENHIKVAELVLERAMRLVEHKKDVIILMDSITRLARAYNLVIPPSGRTLSGGIDPAAFHRPKRFFGAARNIEEGGSLTILATALVDTGSRMDDVIYEEFKGTGNMELHLDRSLAERRIFPAIDIRRSGTRKEELLVPKEHLDRLWAMRKSMSDTPDFAEKFMRKMRKTKTNQEFFDILTQEWKQANMSASRR from the coding sequence TTGAAAGATGTCTCAATCTCATCTTTGGAAAATAAGAAATTAAAAGAGCTGTATGAGTTAGCAAAACGATACAAAATCTCTTATTACAGCAAACTAACAAAAAAAGAATTAATTTTTGCGATTTTAAAGGCGAATGCTGAGCAAGAGGATCTCTTATTTATGGAAGGGGTTCTTGAAATTATTCAGTCTGAAGGATTTGGTTTCTTAAGACCGATTAACTACTCCCCAAGTTCTGAAGACATTTATATTTCAGCTTCACAAATCAGACGCTTTGATTTACGAAATGGGGATAAAGTGTCTGGAAAGGTACGACCTCCGAAAGAGAATGAACGCTACTATGGCCTCCTTCATGTAGAAGCGGTAAATGGGGACGACCCAGAATCAGCAAAGGAACGTGTTCACTTTCCTGCACTCACACCGCTATTTCCTGACCGCCAAATGATTCTTGAAACACAGCCTGATCATCTGTCTGCTAGAATTATGGACATGATGGCGCCAGTTGGATTTGGACAGCGTGGTTTAATTGTAGCACCGCCTAAGGCTGGGAAAACCATTTTGCTTAAAGAAATTGCCAACAGTATTTCTGAAAATCACCCAGAGGCAGAGCTGATTGTCCTTTTGATTGACGAACGACCAGAAGAAGTAACAGATATCGAACGTTCTGTTGCAGGAGATGTTGTTAGTTCAACCTTTGACGAAGTACCGGAAAACCACATTAAAGTAGCAGAGCTTGTCTTAGAGCGTGCCATGCGTCTTGTTGAACATAAAAAAGATGTCATTATCTTAATGGACAGCATCACAAGGCTTGCTCGTGCATATAACCTTGTGATCCCGCCAAGCGGCCGAACGCTTTCAGGCGGTATTGATCCTGCGGCTTTCCATCGTCCAAAACGCTTCTTTGGTGCTGCGCGTAACATTGAAGAAGGCGGGAGCTTGACGATTTTAGCCACTGCACTTGTTGATACAGGATCACGTATGGATGACGTGATCTATGAAGAGTTTAAAGGAACTGGGAACATGGAGCTTCATTTGGACCGTTCTTTGGCCGAAAGAAGAATTTTCCCTGCGATCGACATTCGTCGCTCTGGTACGAGAAAAGAAGAACTGCTAGTGCCAAAAGAGCATCTTGATCGTCTATGGGCGATGAGAAAATCGATGTCAGATACACCTGACTTCGCTGAGAAGTTCATGCGCAAAATGAGAAAAACAAAGACTAATCAGGAATTTTTCGATATTTTAACGCAAGAATGGAAACAAGCCAATATGTCTGCATCCAGAAGATAG
- the glpX gene encoding class II fructose-bisphosphatase, whose product MERSLSMELVRVTEAAALKSARWMGRGLKDEADDAATSAMRDVFDTIPMKGTVVIGEGEMDEAPMLYIGEKLGNGYGPRVDVAVDPLEGTNIVASGGWNALAVIAVADHGNLLNAPDMYMDKIAVGPEAVGCIDIEAPVIDNLRAVAKAKNKDIEDVVATILNRDRHEKIIAELREAGARIKLIDDGDVAGAINTAFDHTGVDILFGSGGAPEGVLSAVALKALGGEIHGKLLPQNEEELRRCEKMGLDVGKVLRMDDLVKGDDAIFAATGVTDGELLKGVQFKGSVGTTHSVVMRAKSGTVRFVDGRHSLKKKPNLVIRP is encoded by the coding sequence ATGGAAAGAAGTTTATCGATGGAACTAGTACGGGTGACAGAAGCAGCCGCATTAAAATCTGCCCGTTGGATGGGTAGAGGATTAAAAGACGAAGCGGATGATGCTGCAACAAGTGCAATGCGTGATGTATTTGACACCATTCCGATGAAGGGAACAGTAGTCATTGGCGAGGGAGAAATGGACGAAGCACCCATGCTTTATATTGGGGAAAAGCTTGGGAACGGATATGGACCCCGCGTGGATGTCGCTGTTGATCCATTAGAAGGAACAAACATTGTGGCAAGCGGCGGCTGGAATGCCTTAGCTGTCATTGCAGTTGCAGATCATGGCAACTTGCTGAATGCACCTGATATGTACATGGATAAGATCGCAGTAGGTCCAGAAGCGGTAGGCTGCATTGACATTGAAGCGCCTGTCATTGATAATCTTCGCGCTGTTGCAAAAGCGAAAAACAAAGATATTGAAGATGTGGTTGCAACAATTTTAAACAGAGATCGACATGAGAAAATCATTGCTGAACTGAGAGAAGCAGGAGCAAGAATTAAACTGATCGATGATGGTGACGTTGCAGGAGCCATTAATACAGCATTTGATCACACAGGTGTTGATATTCTATTTGGTTCAGGCGGAGCGCCTGAGGGTGTCCTTTCTGCTGTTGCGTTAAAGGCACTTGGCGGTGAAATTCATGGTAAGCTTCTTCCTCAAAATGAAGAAGAACTAAGACGCTGTGAGAAAATGGGGCTGGATGTTGGTAAAGTCCTCAGAATGGATGATCTCGTAAAAGGAGATGACGCCATTTTTGCAGCGACAGGTGTAACGGACGGCGAATTACTTAAAGGTGTTCAATTCAAAGGCTCTGTTGGAACAACACATAGTGTTGTCATGCGTGCGAAATCAGGTACGGTTCGTTTCGTAGACGGCAGACACAGCTTAAAGAAAAAACCGAATCTTGTCATTCGTCCGTAA